In Geotalea uraniireducens, the genomic window GGTCGGGAGTTCGAATCTCTCCGGGCGCGCCAATGAAACGGCGGGATTGCCAAATGCAGGCGGTCTCGCCGATTTTGTTTTATGCTGAATATTCACTTGGCTTATCCAGCCTCTGGAAAAAGCACGGCGGCAAGAGGCAACAAATACGCTCTGGGGCGGCATGACGGTGCTGACGGATTACAGGCCGAGCGGCGGTACCGTTCCGGCAACGGTCTCCTGGTACTGCTTGATGGCTGCGTGGAGCGCTGAAGCGGCCATGTTGGAGCAATGCATCTTCTCTTCGGGCAGTCCGCCGAGCGCATTGGCAATTTCCAGGTCTGTCAGCATCATCACTTCATCGATCGACTTCCCCATTACCATCTCAGTCGCGATTGAAGAGGTTGCAATGGCAGCACCGCATCCTTTGATGAGAAATT contains:
- a CDS encoding iron-sulfur cluster assembly scaffold protein, with the protein product MSEQYSATTWDHVRNPRNVGAMEDANVVVQAGDPTCGDTLLYFLKIEAGIVKDIKFLIKGCGAAIATSSIATEMVMGKSIDEVMMLTDLEIANALGGLPEEKMHCSNMAASALHAAIKQYQETVAGTVPPLGL